A region of the Haemophilus parainfluenzae genome:
TTTTATGGCTACAACAATATGATGAAGGTTTACTTACCGAACCACAAACACAGCAAGGCGGTACATTACCGACTTATGCTGAGGCTTGTTCTGCACTGGCAAAGTTAAAATCACAGCTGATGGCAAAAGGTGAAGCAAGTGATCTCTTTGGACGTGAACGAGATAATGGCTTATCTGCGATTCTAGGCAATTTAGATCAAAGTGTATTTGGTGAACCCGCTTATCCAAGCATTGAAGCAAAAGCGGCGCATTTACTTTATTTTGTCGTCAAGAACCATCCTTTTTCAGATGGTAATAAACGTAGTGGCGCATTTTTATTTGTAGATTTCTTACATAGAAATGGGCGTTTGTTTGATCATAACGGGCATCCAGTTATCAATGATACTGGCCTTGCCGCACTCACTTTATTAGTGGCAGAATCTGATCCAAAACAAAAAGAAACGCTTATTAGGCTTATTATGCATATGCTTAAGCAAGAGAAAAAATGATAAATAGCGACCAAAGTCGCTATTTATCTATCAACGTTAAACTTAATAAAAAAATTATTTACATAATTCTTTTACTGACTCTACTAATGCTTCCATTTTGTCGTAAGAATTAATGCCACTTGAGCCACCAAAAAATGGGCAAACACAAATTAAAGTATCATTGTACTTGCGATAGAAGATATTAAATTCTTTCAACGCTTTAGTTTCATATACGGCTTCTCCAGTAAAAAACTTAAAGAAGTTATCTTTTTCAGTGACTCCCGTACAAATAATCACTTTAGGATTACATTCATCTATAAGTTGACGATAAAAAGCACCACGATTTTCAACACACCATTCTCTATATTCATCGAATGTTTCAAATCCTGTCATCTTAATGAATTGTTCATTCCATTGAATTGATGCTCTATTTTTGAAATTGATTGGTAGCATATTTAGTTTAAAACCAATACCCTGTGGATAAAGCACATTATAAGTACTAACAAAATACTCATAGCTTTCACCACTTTTCCAATCTAAATTATAGTAGTACCACAAAAACCAACATAATTTTTGATTATATTGCGTAGTCCAACTACCATCAAAATCGTCCTCTAACCAAGAGTGCGGTATTAATTTAGGGCTTAAACTAAATTTCTTATAAAAATCATCAGGAGAAGCTTCATCACCAATCCCCCATTCTAATCCACAAAACCAAACATCTGAGTTAGGATTTCCGCCATCTCCTCCAGCGAAGGATACTGCCACTTTTTTAAAATCTTCTGTTACCATCATTTTATCCTTATTGTTTAAGTAGATTTGCCCAAATTTCCATTGTTTCTTCTTGAATTACGCCTTTTTCTTGACCTAATTTTATTGCCAGTTGCTGTAAACTTTTAGCCAACTCAGGATGACCGCAATAATTTAAACTACGAATGATGCGGGAAATCTTCTTACTTTCATGCCCGATATTACGTAGCCAAACTTTACGTTCACTCAATTCTGTTTTTGGGAATATTTTATTATCTTCACGATATAAACAGAAGTAATCCAGAATAATATCGATAGAATGTAAATATTTATTTTGAATTACTTCATCTCCAATAAAAATAGCTAGATCTTCTTCGTTAAAAACCGGTACTGAACGATTCCATTTGGAACTTTCAGTAACAGGTAAAAGCCAAGGAATATAAAAATAAGCATCGCCAATCATTCTTTTGGGCATCGCCCAAACATCTTGCAAAGATAAATTATATTGGTTTTTTCTTTGCTCTAAATAAAATTCAATTACGGGGTGCATACATTTCTCGTTAATTCATAAACAATAAAATAGCACAGCATAGCGACAATTCGTGTCGTTAAAAAATAACAACATAAAAATCGCTAGTTGTTTAAAAAGTGCGGTCAGTTTTCTATGATTTTTTAATTTTCTCCAATAACTCGGCGACCACCTTAGGAACGCCCTCACCCGCTTTTTCTTTTATTGCAATCACTTTCTTACGAACAAATCCTGTATTGGGATTAGGATCGATCAAATAGATAAGTGAACCGTATGGAGCTAGATTTACCAATCCATTAGCTGGATAAACTTGTAATGAAGTGCCAATAACAATCACAATATCTGCCTTTTTCACTAACTTTTCTGCTTTAGGAAACATTGGTACATTTTCCCCAAAAAAGACTATATGTGGACGCATTGGATGACCGTGATTATCCTTATCCTCCAATAGTTGATCACCCAAACATGGAACAATGTAATCGGTATTAAAACTGCTGCGAGCTTTATTCAATTCACCATGTAAATGGAGTACGTTAGTACTTCCCGCTCGCTCATGTAAATCATCCACATTTTGAGTGATTATATGAACTTCATAAAATTCTTCCAATTCAACCAAAGCTAAGTGTGCGGCATTAGGCTCTGCAGCTTGAGCATTACGACGTCGTTCATTATAAAACGCCAATACTTTTGCACGGTTTTTCTTTAAGGCTTCAGGCGTGCAAACTTCTTCTACTTTATGCCCTGCCCACAATCCATCTTCCGCTCTAAAAGTAGGAATACCACTTTCTGCACTAATGCCAGCACCGGTTAATACTACGCAAATTGGTTTCTTTTCCAAAGTCATTTTTCAGGCTCCTTTTTGTCCTAAAATTTCATCAACCTGTCTATCTCTCGCCATCATGCCAAAAATATTCCCTGCTTTATAAAGAGGTTGATAAGTATAGCTTTCAATATGCAAGAATGGTTTATCTGAAAGGCGTTGGAAATATTGTTTTAGCTGTGATTTTGAGCGTAATAACACATCATATTCAGTTTGAATATGAGCACACATAGCTTCAATACGCATTTTAAATTCATCTCTGAGATAAGGGCTGATAATTAAATAGACTGTTCTGTGTTCGGTTGCTGTTTCATCCGCATAAACACATGCCAAATTAAACACTTGCCATTTATAACGATCTGCAAAAGCACCAATGACTCGGCCTTGCTCCTCAGTTTCAACTTGCACTAGGGCGGCTGGCTTTTTCAAACAATCTTGCAACACATCACTTGGTGTAAAAGGTCCACAGCCTAAGTAAGATAAGACACAATTCCAATTAGCAAATTGTTCTGTACCAAAATGAACATGTTCGCCTTGAAATTTGCCAGCACCATTTTTAGTGCGATCATCAATTAAATAATCACCTTGGTTGAGATTTTTATGATGGGATAAAATCAATCGTTTGTATAAGGCTGAACCTTTTTCTTCACCGAAATAATGTTGAATCCATTTTACTTTATCACTCCAAGCGGAAGGATTATGCCAAGGCGCAGTTGAAAGCACATAAATATGATATTTTTTCATTAATTTATGCACAGCAGAAATCGCATTCGGCATGGGTTCCATTAAGCTAAAAATACCCTCGACTTCATCATATCGACCTTCATATTCTCGCTTGGTTTTATCATCTAGTTTTGCAATACCTGATGGAAAATCTACCATCACATTATCCATATCAATGTACACAATCTGTTTCATTTGAATGCCCTCTCTTCAGATAGATTTATCATAAAGCACAAAGCGACAATTTATGTCGTTATACTGTTTCTTCTAAATATACACGCTCAATTTCTTGATAATTTTCACCAAAGTGAGCTATCCACCACTCCAGCATAGCGCTCTCAATCACGGTGGCTGAAATTTCATATTCAGTGCCACAATCTTTTACGCTTTGATCAGCTGAAAGCGGGGTTTCTGTCAAAAAGCCTCCCGTTTGTTTATCAATACGGAAAGTTAAACGTATTTTTTTACCTGAACTAAAACCAAAGTTTTGGCTTTCAACATAAACTTTTAGATTAAATTTCGGGCGTTCAAATTGCATTGTACTGACATTCACTTCAAGTAAACGATGCAAGGCTAAATGTAAGATATCACCATGTTCATATTCTGCCACCACATAACTGCTAGGACCTTGCTGAACAAGGGCAAGCGGCTTAACTTGAGCCTTATGCTCCTTGCCGTGAACGCTACGATAATGCACTTGCAAAAATCGGTTTTGATACAGTGCAGTACTAATTTGCTTAAAAATTTCAGGATCAATTTTCGCTGGCAACAATGGCTGACTAGTTGGTGCAATAGCCACTTTATTGAGCCACTCTGAAGCGCCTTTTTTATGCGATTCATAAGCAAGATTGTAATCCGCTTGTTTAAAGAATCCTTCCATCGATTGCATTATATTGGCAGGTAAAATGCCAGCTAAATATTGCTTTGCCAACATCAACACTAACGATTGTTGTTCATTTAAAATTGGCATATCCAAGCCTTTCGCATCAGGCTTCCAGCGATAACTATAGGGCTTATCATTGGTATTGCAGTCAATTTCAAACTGCTCACATAACGTATTCAGTGCACGCTGAATACTGCGCAAATCGCGCTCAATACCTAATGCGAGCAATTTCTCTCGCAGCTCTAACGAGCTAATGGAAGTGTTTTTCGGTATTAAACGTAATAGTTCGAGGTAGAATTTTAGGGAAGATGATTCGGACATAATTGCCTCATAAATAAAAATATTATTTTTAATCATATAAAAAATCGGGCAATTTTTAAACTGCCCGATTTGTTTCTATTTTTGACCGCACTTTATGCTTTTGCGGTATCAATACGTTCGAATGACAACACTTTATTTTCTAACTGACGGAGTAATAAAGTGGCGATACCAGTAATGATGAGGTAAATACCGCCTGCAATACCGTAGATAGTTAACGCATCATATTCTGTGCCATAAAGTTGGCGTGCGTATCCCATGATATCCATGATCGTAATGGTAGAAGCTAATGCTGTACCTTTAAATACTAAAATAATTTCATTGGTATAAGAAGGGAGTGCGCGTTTTAACGCATAAGGAATGAGAATTTTTAAAGTCTGCAGACGACTTAAACCTAATGCTGCACAGCTTTCCCATTGACCTTTAGAGATCGCTTTTACTGCTCCGTGGAATAATTGGGTTGAATAAGCGGCACTATTCAAAGCCAAAGCTAATGCTGCACAGAACCATGCATTGGAGAATAATCCCCATAATGAGCTGTCCACCAACCATTGGAATTGGCCTGGGCCTGCATAAATTAAGAAAAATTGCACTAAAAGTGGGGTGCCTGTAAATAAAACAAGGAACAAATTGACCGTACTTTTCACCAATTTATTGCCAATAGAAAGCAAGAAAGTTAAGCCCAATGCTAGGAAAAAGGCAATAAACAATGCGACAACCGTAAGCAACAGACTAGTCGGAATACCTTGAGCAATAACAGCTAAATACTCTTGAAACATTATTCGACTCCCCGTTCAAATCGAGTGAAACGTAATTCTAATTTGCGAATCCCCGCTTGGCTGATCAACGTAATCACTAAATAAATCAAGGCTGCAATGCCATACCAAGTGAAAGGCTCATGAGTATTGGTATTGATGTATCCTGCTTGACGCATTAAATCATCGACACCAATTAATGATACCAACGCCGTATCTTTTAATAACACGAGCCATTGATTGCTTAAGCCTGGTAAAGCATGTCGCCATACTTGTGGCATAATTAAATTGATGAAGGTATAAGGACGGCTTAATCCTAAAGCTGCACCTGATTCCCACTGCCCTTTTGGAATAGCTTGAATCGCGCCACGTAAGGTTTGGGAAGCATAAGAGGCAAAAATCAAAGACAATGCAAATACACCACAACCAAAGGCGCTGAATTCAATATACTCTCCCGTTAGCATTTCCACAACTTGGGTTGAACCAAAATAAATCAATAATACGACTAAGATTTCTGGTAAACCACGTAATAAAGCAATAATAATCGCCGTTGGTTTTGCAATAAATGCATATTTATTAGCCTCTAGTCCTGTAAAAACAATGCTGAGTAATAAACCGACAATCAGAGAGCAAATAGCAAGCCCTAAGGTCATTAGGGCTGCATGTCCAATTAATGTAAGATAATCATAAAACATAGATTATTTAGTCATCCATTTATCATAGATTTTTTGGTATTCGCCATTTGCTTTTACCGCTTCTAAACCTTTATTCAAGCTTTCTAGCAATTCTTTACTTGATTTATTTACCGCGATACCTAAACCGTTACCGAAATATTTTTTGTCTGTCACTTTGTCACCTACAAATTGAATTTCAGCTTCTTTTGAAATCATATCAGCTAGCACCGCTGTATCACCGAAGATAATATCAATACGGCCATTTTTTAAGTCTAAGATCGCATCTTGAAGGCTGGCATAAGCTTTCGCATTATATTGTTTGCTTTCTGCTGCAGTATATTGTTGGAATGTTGTTCCGTTTTGAACACCAACTGTTTTTGCTGAAGCTAAATCCGCTTTGCCTTTTAACGCTACATAGCTTGCTGAACTATCATAGTAAGCATTAGAAAACGCTACTTGTTTTGCACGAGCATCCGTAATATCAATCGCAGAAATTGAAGCATCAAAACGTTTTGCTTTCAAACTTGGAATTAATGCATCAAAAGATTGGCTTTTGAAATGACAAGTCGCTTGGATTTCTTTACAAATTGCATTCGCTACATCCACATCAAAACCAATGATTTCGCCTTTTTCATTCGTTGTTTCAAATGGCGGGTAGCTCGGTTCCATCGCGAAAGTGATTTCTTGTGCATTCGCAGCAAAAGCTGAGCCCATTAACATTGCGGTTAAAAGTAATTTTTTCATGTTGTGTTTCCTTATTCTGAGTGTGAAAGATATTGTTTAAATTGTTCGGTTTTTGGATTATCAAAGCAATCTGCACTGCCCATTTCAATAATCTTACCTTGTTCCATATAAACGACCTTTGTCGCCACTTTTTGTGCCACATTCACTTCATGAGTCACAATCACCTGAGTAATACCCGTTTGCTGAAGTTCTTTAATGATATCAACAACTTGAGCTGTAATCTCTGGATCCAGTGCAGCCGTTGGCTCATCAAACAACAACACTTGCGGTTTCATCATTAATGCTCGAGCAATGGCAACACGTTGTTGCTGACCACCTGATAAATGAAGGGGGAAACGATCGGCATGCTCTTCTAAACGTAAACGTTTTAAAAGTTCTAATGCATCTTTTTTCGCTTCTTCCTCGCTAATACCTAACACTTTTTTCGGCGCTTCAATTAGGTTTTCAATCACTGTTAAATGTGGCCAAAGATTGTATTGCTGAAATACCATCCCCACATCTTGACGAAGTTGACGAATAGCCTTTGGATTATTATTCGCTTGAGACAGATCAAAATGGTTATTCGCAATATGCAATTCACCAGAGGTTGGTACTTCTAACAAATTTAGCGTACGGATTAACGTACTTTTCCCAGCACCACTTGGCCCGAGTAACACCACAGTATCACCTTCTTGTGCATCAAGATTGATATCAAACAATGCCTGTGATGAACCATAAAAGAAATTCAAATTTTTAACACTAATCGCCATTTTAAGTTTACTGCTATCCTTGATTGATTCGTAAGATTGAATAAATATTACTTTTTAGTGATTATTTATGCAAGCGTTTTTTATAAAAAATCCCAAAAAACTTTTTGGGATCTTTAAATCATTGAATTTTTAACCGCACTTGTCGCGTATTAAGCCTCTTTCGCCATTTCAAATTCAACTAACATCATTAAAATATGGATCACTTTGATGTGAATTTCTTGAATACGATCTGCATAACCAAAGTGTGGCACACGAATTTCAACATCCGCTAAACCTGCCATTTTACCGCCATCTTTACCTGTCATCGCAATCACTTTCATACCTTTTGCTTTTGCCGCTTTAATTGCATTTAAGATATTTTTAGAATTGCCTGATGTTGATAATCCGAATAAAACATCGCCTTCTTTACCGACGGCTTCAACAAAGCGAGAGAAAACATATTCATAACCAAAGTCATTACTTACACAGCTTAAATGACTTACATCAGAAATCGCAATCGCAGGATAACCAGGGCGATTTTCACGATAACGGCCGGTTAGTTCTTCTGCGAAGTGCATAGCATCACAGTGAGAACCACCATTACCGCAAGATAATACTTTCCCGCCATTTTTAAAGCTTTCGGCTAACAATTTAGCCGCTTTTTCAATGAGTTTGATGTTGTTATCATCTGAAACAAACTTATTTAGTACGTCTTGTGCTTCCACAAGCTCAGCTTTAATTTGATCAAAATACATTTTATTCTCCTTAAAAATTAAAATTCGCGATAGCGTTGGCATTGTATAGCGTTCATTTCAAATAATCTAGCGCTCTTTCTTATCTCTCTATTTTCCAGCTTACTTCTCATTATTTTGCGATACTAATCACAAATTCAATTAAAAACACTTTAAAAAATGACCGCACTTTTTAAACTCAAACAATTTAAAAGGAGAGATGATGCTAGTAGTTTATTTATTACTTTGTATGTTATTCAGTCAAATAACTTGGGCGAACGATAGTGATTTAATGCTATTAGATACCTATGAAAATCAAGATATCTAGGGTTGGGTGATGTCTGAAAAATTAGATGGAGTACGAGGTTATTGGGATGGCAAAACGTTATTAAGTCGTCAAGGATTGCCCTTATCTGCTCCAGCATACTTTACGGCTCAATTTCCGCCTTTTGCCATTGATGGTGAGCTATTTAGTCAACGCAATCAATTTGAAGAAATTGCTTCTATTACGAAATCCTTTAAAGGTGATAATTGGGCAAAATTAACACTTTATGTTTTCGATGTGCCTAATGCATCAGGCAACCTTTTTGAACGTCTCAAAACCTTAGAAGATTATTTGAAAGACCACCCTATGTCTTATATCAAGATTATTCCACAAATTCCAATCCAAGATAAAACGCACTTATTCAACTATTTACATGAAGTAGAAGCAAAAAAAGGTGAAGGGGTTGTGTTACGTAATCCTAACGCCCCTTACGAACGGAAACGCAGTACACAAATTTTGAAGCTTAAAACCGCTTATGATGAAGAATGTATGGTGGTTGAGCATCATAAAGGAAAAGGACAATTTGAAAATATACTCGGTTCACTCACCTGTGAAAATCATCGTGGAAAATTCAAAATCGGTTCAGGATTTAATCTGAGTGAGCGCAAGAATCCACCACCTATTGGCACCACAATCACCTATAAATATCGAGGATTAACTAATTCTGGAAAACCTCGTTTTGCCACTTATTGGAGAGATAAAAAATAAGAACGGTCAAAAACATCGCTGTTTTTGACCGCTCTTTTATGTTTAATAACTCAATTATAGATGTTGATTAATAAACGCCGCTAATTGATTTTTTGGTAACGCACCAACTTGTGTTGCAACAAGTTGGCCATTTTTGAAAAGTAGTAAAGTTGGGATACTACGTACACCAAATTGACCTGCCACTAATTGGTTGTCATCTACGTTGATTTTAACGATTTTTGCTTTACCTGCGAATTCAGGTGCAATTTCATCTAAAATTGGCGCAATCATTTTGCAAGGGCCACACCAAGGTGCCCAAAAATCCACTAATACAGGGATATCAGATTGCACAACCGCAGTTTCGAAATCTGCATCAGTAATATGTAATACTTCGCTCATTTTTATTTCCTTATCTAATAAGATGTTGATTAATTAACACCTAACATTAATTGATGCCGTGCATAATAGCACAAGGTATATAGAATTGCACAGATTAGTTCGATTGATAAAAACTAACTATTTAAGCTGTGCAAATGCCTGTAATAAATCGGCCTTGATGTCTTCCACATCTTCTAAACCAACAGAAAAACGCAACAACGTGTTTGTAATACCACGGGCGACACGTTCTGCTTCAGGAATATCCATATGAGTTTGGGTCGCAGGATAGGTAATAAAACTTTCTGTACCGCCTAAGCTTTCCGCAAAGGTAATCAACTTGATTGATTTTAAGAACGTATTCACCCAATTTTCATCTTTCAAACGGAAAGAAAGCATACCGCCTTTGTTTGGATATAACACGCTATCAATTTGTGGCTGTTCGCGTAAAAATTCCGCAATCGCCTTCGCATTATCTTGATGGCGTTTCATACGCAATGAAAGGGTTTTCATACCACGCACGGTTAACCAAGAATCAAATGGCGAAAGTACGGCACCTGCACCATTTTGAATATAAGCGATACGATCACAAAGTTCTTGCCCTTTTGCAATAATCAAGCCCACCAAGCTATCATTATGGCCCGCAATATATTTTGTGCCACTGTGGATTACAATATCCGCGCCTAAATCTAATGGACGAGATAGTACAGGGGTTAAGAAGGTATTATCCACAATCATTAATAAATTGTGTTTTTTCGCTAATTTTGCAATTTCTGCCACATCACACTCTTCCATTAATGGATTTGATGGAGTTTCAATAAAAATTGCTTTTGTATTTGCTGTAATAGCCGCTTCAATTTCAGCTAAAGAAGCGGTATTCACATAAACGGGTTTTACGCTGTTGTTATTTTTATAGGCAAAATCCAATAAACGATAGGTTCCACCATATACATCACTTGATAAAATCCATTCATCTGGGCCTTTGAATAGATTCATTAACACTTGAATTGCCGCCATGCCGGAGGAAAAGGCAAAACCACGATCACCATTTTCTAATTTGGCTACGGTATCTTCTAAAACAGTACGCGTTGGATTTTTTGTACGCGTATAATCAAATCCCGTGCTTTCACCAATCCCGTGATGACCATAAGCCGTTGAAAGATAAATTGGCGTAGAGACTGCACCAGTACGTTCATCACTGCGATTTCCCGCTTGGGCTAATAATGTATCGATAGAATATTGTTGTGTCATAATTTACCTCTAAATATGCAAAAATTTGACCGCACTTTTCTTGATTTAATGGCGAACAAAACGTTCCAATTTTGTCATAAAGCCACTCACGATAAAAGTAGAAATTGAAAACTCTGTAAAAATTATATTCTTGTGTCAAATTTTGCTGTAATTTCAACCGAAACGAAGATTTTTTCAACATTTGAATTTTTTTTTCAGATCTTCGATTGACAGAATTTCAAATTCCCGTAAAATGCACCGCACTAACAGCGTATGCGGGAATAGCTCAGTTGGTAGAGCACGACCTTGCCAAGGTCGGGGTCGCGAGTTCGAGCCTCGTTTCCCGCTCCAAACTAACGGCGTGTTAGCAAAGCGGTTATGCACTGGATTGCAAATCCATGTAGCTCGGTTCGACTCCGGGACACGCCTCCATAACCACGCAGTTAGTTAATCACTCGATGCCCGAGTGGTGGAATCGGTAGACACAAGGGATTTAAAATCCCTCGCCTTTCGAGGCGTGCCAGTTCAAGTCTGGCTTCGGGCACCATTTTAAATATAAAAGAAGATTGTCGCGTAAGCGGCTTTTTTTATGCCTAAAATTTAGATTTTCTGTTTTTTGACTAAGTCATTTATGACTCAGTATCTAACTAAAACCTACAAAAAAACAACCGCACTTGAGGTCGTTTCCATTTATAGTTCAAAGGATTATTTCAATTTTTCACCTTTAAATTCACCTGTTAAACTTTCTAAGAAAGAGGTGATGTCCTCCACATCTTTTTGAGCAGGCTGTTGCACGTTACTTTGGTATTTCAACATTGCACTCACAGCATCTTTTAGCTCTTTTGCTGACGCATCATGGAAATATGGTGCGGTAAGCGCGATGTTACGTAAAGTTGGCACTTTGAAGCGATGCATATCAAATGGATCTTTCGTTTGAGCAAAGCTACCTTCATCGGCATCAGTTAATGGCGTACCACGATCTTTAAAGTAATCGCCGTAGAGTCCCATGTATTCATAAGATTGTCCACCCATTGCTACGCCAGTATGACAAGTATCGCATTTATGTTGTTTGAATAACTCATAACCGCAAACTTGTTGCTCGGTCAAGGCTGTTTTATCCCCTTTCAAATAACGGTCGAAATCACTATTTGGCGTAATTAATGTTTTTTCATATTCACCAATCGCATGAGTTAAGGTTTCTTTCGTCACTTGTGGATATTCTTTTAAGAATTCTTTTTTGAATTCTTCATCCATTTCAAAACGTGCCACGATGTCATCCCAAGAGTGCGACCCCATTTCTACTGGATTTGTTGGAGGACCTTTCTCTTGATCCGCTAAATCTGCCGCATGGCCATCCCAGAATTGCACAAAGTTAAATGCGGCATTGAACACAGTTGGTGCGTTAATTAGGCCTTTTTTCTCTTTATCAAATTGATGTAGATACCCTACAACCCCAAATAACCCAATACTGCAATGGCGGCTCCGCCAATAATCAGTTTTTTCATCTAATAATCCTCCAAATAAACATAAAAAATAAACGTAAAACTTAAATTGAGACGATTATGACAAAAAAATAACTTATTTTTTATGTGTATTTAATTAACTTTGGCTATGGACTAGATTGATTGCATTAAAGGCCTTTTTACGCTATAGGTGAGAACTCTCCTAAAAACTAACCAATAAAAAATGCGGTTATTTCTAACCGCACTTTACTTTTCATTATCTTTTGTTTATTTCTTTGGCGCCTGCATAAAGCGGAAAAAATCGCTATCAGATTTCAAGATCATCATATTATCTGAACCTTCGAAGCTACTTTCATAGGCTTTTAAGCTACGAATAAAGCTATAAAATTGTGGTTCTTGAGCAAAAGCTTGAGAATATAATTTTGCTGCAGCCGCATCACCATTACCACGTAATTCTTGTGCGGCTTTATTCGCATTTGCTAAGATTAAGATCACTTTACGATCTACATCCGCTTGAATGAATGCTGCTTTTTCCTTACCTTGAGAACGATGTTCACGCGCAACCGCATCACGTTCTGCACGCATACGTTGGTAAATCGAAGAAGAAACTTCATCCGGTAAATTGATTTGTTTTACGCGAACATCGACGACTTCAATCCCTAATTCAGAGGTACTATCCTGCCCTGAATTTAACGCTTTTTTCGCCCCCGCCATTAATTCACCACGTGTACCTGAAACGATATCTTTAATCGTGCGGGTACCAATTTCTGAACGCAGGCGGTCATTCACTTTACGGCTTAATAAGCTTGAAGCTTGGTTATAATCGCCACCACCCGTTGCAGTATAGAAACGACCGAAATCGCTGATTTTCCATTTCACATAGGAATCTACCAACAAGTCTTTTTTCTCGACTGTCACAAAGCGAGTAGCTGAACCATCTAAAGTACGAATACGCGCATCAAGCACTTTAATACTATCAATTAAAGGCAATTTGAAATGCAAGCCTGGTTCATATACAACCACTTTGTTATCTGCATCACGTTGTACTTTGTTAAAACGCAACATGATGCCACGAGTGCCCTCAGTTACAACCACGACGCTGGAATATAACACCGCTGCAATCACCACAATAATCGGAAGTAAAAATTTACGCATTAGTTAAATCTCCCTTGGCGAATGCCTTCATTTGATTGAACTGGTTGAGCCACTTGTGTT
Encoded here:
- a CDS encoding 5' nucleotidase, NT5C type yields the protein MKQIVYIDMDNVMVDFPSGIAKLDDKTKREYEGRYDEVEGIFSLMEPMPNAISAVHKLMKKYHIYVLSTAPWHNPSAWSDKVKWIQHYFGEEKGSALYKRLILSHHKNLNQGDYLIDDRTKNGAGKFQGEHVHFGTEQFANWNCVLSYLGCGPFTPSDVLQDCLKKPAALVQVETEEQGRVIGAFADRYKWQVFNLACVYADETATEHRTVYLIISPYLRDEFKMRIEAMCAHIQTEYDVLLRSKSQLKQYFQRLSDKPFLHIESYTYQPLYKAGNIFGMMARDRQVDEILGQKGA
- a CDS encoding lysine/arginine/ornithine ABC transporter substrate-binding protein: MKKLLLTAMLMGSAFAANAQEITFAMEPSYPPFETTNEKGEIIGFDVDVANAICKEIQATCHFKSQSFDALIPSLKAKRFDASISAIDITDARAKQVAFSNAYYDSSASYVALKGKADLASAKTVGVQNGTTFQQYTAAESKQYNAKAYASLQDAILDLKNGRIDIIFGDTAVLADMISKEAEIQFVGDKVTDKKYFGNGLGIAVNKSSKELLESLNKGLEAVKANGEYQKIYDKWMTK
- the artQ gene encoding arginine ABC transporter permease ArtQ; amino-acid sequence: MFYDYLTLIGHAALMTLGLAICSLIVGLLLSIVFTGLEANKYAFIAKPTAIIIALLRGLPEILVVLLIYFGSTQVVEMLTGEYIEFSAFGCGVFALSLIFASYASQTLRGAIQAIPKGQWESGAALGLSRPYTFINLIMPQVWRHALPGLSNQWLVLLKDTALVSLIGVDDLMRQAGYINTNTHEPFTWYGIAALIYLVITLISQAGIRKLELRFTRFERGVE
- a CDS encoding opioid growth factor receptor-related protein — protein: MHPVIEFYLEQRKNQYNLSLQDVWAMPKRMIGDAYFYIPWLLPVTESSKWNRSVPVFNEEDLAIFIGDEVIQNKYLHSIDIILDYFCLYREDNKIFPKTELSERKVWLRNIGHESKKISRIIRSLNYCGHPELAKSLQQLAIKLGQEKGVIQEETMEIWANLLKQ
- a CDS encoding helix-turn-helix transcriptional regulator, producing the protein MSESSSLKFYLELLRLIPKNTSISSLELREKLLALGIERDLRSIQRALNTLCEQFEIDCNTNDKPYSYRWKPDAKGLDMPILNEQQSLVLMLAKQYLAGILPANIMQSMEGFFKQADYNLAYESHKKGASEWLNKVAIAPTSQPLLPAKIDPEIFKQISTALYQNRFLQVHYRSVHGKEHKAQVKPLALVQQGPSSYVVAEYEHGDILHLALHRLLEVNVSTMQFERPKFNLKVYVESQNFGFSSGKKIRLTFRIDKQTGGFLTETPLSADQSVKDCGTEYEISATVIESAMLEWWIAHFGENYQEIERVYLEETV
- the artP gene encoding arginine ABC transporter ATP-binding protein ArtP translates to MAISVKNLNFFYGSSQALFDINLDAQEGDTVVLLGPSGAGKSTLIRTLNLLEVPTSGELHIANNHFDLSQANNNPKAIRQLRQDVGMVFQQYNLWPHLTVIENLIEAPKKVLGISEEEAKKDALELLKRLRLEEHADRFPLHLSGGQQQRVAIARALMMKPQVLLFDEPTAALDPEITAQVVDIIKELQQTGITQVIVTHEVNVAQKVATKVVYMEQGKIIEMGSADCFDNPKTEQFKQYLSHSE
- a CDS encoding SIR2 family NAD-dependent protein deacylase, yielding MTLEKKPICVVLTGAGISAESGIPTFRAEDGLWAGHKVEEVCTPEALKKNRAKVLAFYNERRRNAQAAEPNAAHLALVELEEFYEVHIITQNVDDLHERAGSTNVLHLHGELNKARSSFNTDYIVPCLGDQLLEDKDNHGHPMRPHIVFFGENVPMFPKAEKLVKKADIVIVIGTSLQVYPANGLVNLAPYGSLIYLIDPNPNTGFVRKKVIAIKEKAGEGVPKVVAELLEKIKKS
- the artM gene encoding arginine ABC transporter permease ArtM, whose amino-acid sequence is MFQEYLAVIAQGIPTSLLLTVVALFIAFFLALGLTFLLSIGNKLVKSTVNLFLVLFTGTPLLVQFFLIYAGPGQFQWLVDSSLWGLFSNAWFCAALALALNSAAYSTQLFHGAVKAISKGQWESCAALGLSRLQTLKILIPYALKRALPSYTNEIILVFKGTALASTITIMDIMGYARQLYGTEYDALTIYGIAGGIYLIITGIATLLLRQLENKVLSFERIDTAKA